AGCAACTCATCGATCACCACCGACGGCGCCCGCGGCAGTTGTCGTTCACCGCCCGGCCGCCATAGGCGAGATCAGCCGCCTCCGCCGCCATCAGCGTATCGAGGAAGAGCTGCCGGTCGTCGCTACGAAAGTCCACGATCCCCGCGCGTCGCTCATGCTCCAGCAGGTCGAACGCCGAACGCCGGTCGCGGCCGCGGAAGACGCCGTCATCCAATCCCACCATCGCCGATCACACGGAACGGCGGCGACCGCATCCGGCGAGCGCCGCGACCGTCCATCCCCTGCGGAAGCCGCTCCCGAACCCTTCGTCGTCAGGCTCCGTCGAGCCAGTCGCGCACCACGGCGAACTTCACCGTCTTGTCGTACCCGCGACCTCCCCAGGCGCCGAGCCGGCGGATCGTCGCCGCCAACGCCCCCCATCTGCTGCTCGTACGTGTCGTCAGGCGCGAGACCCGTTCGATCTGCTGCCGATCAACGTCGCCGTCCAGTCGGCGAGCGCTCGTGGCGCCACTGCGCCCAGCATCTCCGCCAGGTCGTCGACCCATCGCGCAAAACGTCGCCGGGGTCCAGGCTCGCCCAGCATGTCCCCCGCTTCGGGGAGCAACCCGGAGACCTCGTCGTCCACCCCGCCCAC
This region of Gemmatimonadota bacterium genomic DNA includes:
- a CDS encoding exodeoxyribonuclease V subunit gamma; amino-acid sequence: MVGLDDGVFRGRDRRSAFDLLEHERRAGIVDFRSDDRQLFLDTLMAAEAADLAYGGRAVNDNCRGRRRW